The Salvelinus alpinus chromosome 22, SLU_Salpinus.1, whole genome shotgun sequence DNA window GAATTCAGTCTATAGGTCACAGTGGTCTATTTGTGGTGCTGTTGGTACATACTCTGGCCATTGCTTGGACATCCCGTATCCCCCAGGTGCATCTTGGGATGGTTGCTGGCATACACATTGGCCAAGTACTTCAGAGTTTCCTCATTTTCAACTGAAAAAAAGTACACTATTAGTTAACTATTTATTTTATAGTTTTCTAGTATTCTAAATTTGGAGCCCCATGTTCCTACCTGGCTGTACAGGCTTGTCGTAGGGGTAAGTAGCCAACAGCGAGCCTCCATCCAGGGCTACAGAGAGTGTGAAGCCCCTCTCTAAGATCAGGTCCATCACTGCCCTGGTCTCTGGCTGAGCCTCCACCACCCGCTGGGAGGCATTACCTACAACAGcagcacacacagacaggacaccATCAAAAATGTAAGGGCatgcaagtacacacacacacacaacacaaatatCTCCGTCTATACACCAACCACAGCAGGTACTGACCAAAGAAGTCAGTGTCCAGATCTTTCCCGTGTGTGTTGGTCATGCCCACAGTAGAGGTGCACTGTTTCTCTCTGGCCAGCTCTCGTCCATCTGGGTTGATGGAGGGAAGGATGACGATCCGCGTCTCGTTTATCAgctgtggagaggagaagagggagaaggataAAGAGGAATGAGGGGTAGAACAACAGTACATCAGTTATATTTAAAGGGagcttttttatttttagaacATCTAAACTTTTTTGCATGTTCTTTCCTTTTTAAAGTGTGGTCGATAAAAATATCAAAATTGTATGAATATTTAGTCATTTTAAGGCAACACAACTGTGCAAGGGTGTGAATAatttcactaggcactgtagtTATGATTGGTGTAGTAAAACCATCTCAGTTAAAACATCTCACCCTGGTGATGGTGGGGTTCTTGTCGTAGTTGATGCAGAGGAAGGCAGCGAACTCCAGCAGGAGCTCTGTGCCCACGGGGGCGTTGCCATGGATACCTCCCACCAAGCGGATCTTGGGCGTGGCCGTTTCACGCTCGTCTGGTTTGTTGGAAATCTCCAAGGCCCAGATGGTCCTGTACTCCACACTCTGGCCCAAACTAGACAGAAGAATGCATGTTATTATCAATTCCACTGTAGATTATATGGGATAATGGTTACCTAGCAGACTCTTCTGCAAAGACACGTAGACTGTAATTCCAACCATTTGGAGGAGAGGTTTTGAGGTTAGCCATTAGGGGTacaggggggcaggtagcctaccggttagtgttgggccagtaaccgaaaggttgctggtttgaatacccaagccgacaaggtgaaaaatcggtcgatgtgcccttgagcaaggcacttaaccctaatttgctccttGGGCACCTTACCACCATGGcagaccctgtaaaacaacacatttcactgcacctatctggtgtatgtgataATACATATACACATGTTTTTTGCATGACAAGCTAAATTATTTTGATTAAGGGCAGTTACactaggggttagaggtcagggttacccAGTGCAGGGAGGTGACATTTGATGAGGAGGTCAGAGGTCATAACTCGGGCCAGCCTACCTTTGCATGGAGGTCCTCTTGGGGAAGTTAAGTTCTAGATGTTAGACATCAGGTTAGGgtttagaggtcaggggtcataaCTCAGGCCTACCTATGCAGGGAGGTGATCTTGGGGAAGTTGAGCGTCAAACCCCTCAGGAACTCTGACAGCTCTTTGTAGCGTCTGTATCTGAAGCTGCTCTCTGTGACGGTACTCTGAACCAGCTGCTCCAGCCCCTGGCCCAGAGACAGGTCCTTAATGAAGCTCTGGAACGCCTCCTCTGCAGGGTCCTGGGTGGCTCCAGGGTCCTTGGGGGCCTGGCCATTGGGCTCCGAACGCACCCGCGTCAGCCGGAAGTCTACCagctccaccccctcctctggcACTGTGGCGTAGATCTTTACTGAGTTGTACCTgagaagaaggggagggagggttaGGGCACAGAAGGTTGTTCATTCTAATTCTGtttctatgggttagggttacccTACAAATGTAGACCCGGTATTGGGTCCACATTTTAAACAAACTCTCTAATTTATCTCAGCTACTTCTACGGTTCTGTCTCTCACCCCTGTGCGGAGGCGGTAAGGTGGTACGTCCCAGGGACCAGAAGTCTCCAGTAGTCTCCAGCTAGGTTGGTTGTGATTGGATGATCGATCTCATCCACCATGATGGTGGCATTAGGGATGCCTGTACCATCTTTAATGTCTATCACCATGCCCTTTACTCCTCTGTGGACCttcagagggacacacacacacagaggatgaACACCTAAAATTCAAGTTGGTGCATTTGAGACAAAGTAAATGGGCAAGACATATataaagggaaagagagaaattatacgttcacatttttttttagtttggagagagagagagatgaatgagcGAATGACAGCATAGTGAAGGACAGTATGTAAGTATGCTGACCTGGTGGATGTACTGCAGTAAGGCTCTGCGGTTCTGGTCCCAGTACAAAGGCAGGTGCTGGGCCTTAGGGTACTTCACACAGCCCAACTCTATGGTCACCTCAAAACAGTTAGTGTTCAGATAGTTCCAGTCCTGCATCCCACCTGGCGAGAGAACACAAAGAGAAGTCAGATACACACAAATTGTTCCTCTTAGTGATGTATTGGCATGGGAAGGCACGAACCGGGAACATTGTACCAGTTGGCACCGTTGGTGATGCCGTCCTCAAAGAACGCCGATGGGTAAAGGTCCTCACAAGGGTGTCCTTTGTGCATCAGAGCAttttcctacacacacacacacaaaagggcAAAGGTGACAATGCGATACAAACAGCAGAATTGAAACAGTAAACTTATCAACAACTGTCCAATGTTTTTATTAACGTAATAAACATTATCTTCACAACTGCATGAATACATTTAGTAAATGGAGTGAAATAAGGACCCAAATTGTGTGTTGAAGTCCACTGACCTGAGAGTAGGATCTGGCCACCTGTTTAAAGACCTTGTCATCAGGACACTTGCTGTACTCCGTACGTCCCTGCTTGTCATCATCATATGGGTAATTGACCACCAATGACCCTGTAGTGGGCAGAGAGGAAATACCCAATGAGAATATAGTATATTACTGAAATAATAAAGTTGTCCTCCAGAGTGGGCCAATATGTTGGTGGCGGGCCAATATACATTTTCTATAAACATCGAAAAATGGGGGGAGCTTAGGGCTTACCTCCATGTAGGTTGGCTGAGAGTACAAAGGGATTACTCTTGAGCCAGTTCATCACAGCGATGGTCTCTGGCTGCCTGGGTTCAGTGATGGTAGTAAACTGGTCAGGGAAGTTACGGTTCAGGTCAAAGTTGTTACTGTTGTTGCGTCCCGTGTACCCTCTGACATCACCTGCGAGAGAAAAAGAACAACAagatcttagctagcaagctagacaatcAGTCATTATCaagaatcaagtcgacaatctactggcaaattctTTGCAATccttatgaagagaaattatagacaaaatgtatcggtgctcatcggcaatTGGGCATCAACatcacacaacaagttggaaatcgcaaattcaacaatgactggtttggaaggaatcagtggctaactacaagcattgcaaagcaatcactagcctgctattcagtggagtgggtgtgtggtccaagtctgggtttaagggtctcttttccaagcttaaaaagataaacattcacatgcaacaccatgggccagaaaaggttgaataaattggcaatgctgtcaatccagcatgacttcggctgcgttcaagacaactgggaactctgaaaaaaacaagctctgactgggaaaataccttttggtcatccaactcagaattccaagtcgtgaactcgggcctctttcaagagctccgacctgaagatcaccgaCGTCATGATTCAATGTTGTTTTTCcccccccgagttcccagttgtcttgaaagcaccataaatacaGAGAATGCCatactttgatgacaaagtttgatggcAAAATTTGCACACATGAAgaaccgccgcgccaccttcctgttcaagtgagcacagcacaacaaggtgagtccaaaaatgtattgtatgctgctgcataaattatggaatatgccagggagacatgtatactgtagctaacaaagtaatactaagtgtatgcgGTGTAGTAAGctattagtagcccatgtgcctcaccataataatttggtccctttccccctcgtaacttagcctactgttctgacttggtgatgTACATGTAGCTTATAACCTGtgttagagaaatgtaatcatcaaatattgtaagagctttcattgtctgcttatatgccccctttatttatcctatggttctgacttggtgtacagggagaatactgtaagaacggcccatgttgtGAATTGTCACTGTATATTTCAAAAGTACTGAACAAATGGTTagattgactacgtccatcctagcgcgctcattaatgtcttaattgaaattacagattggcataaggggacgacgagcggataagaggcataGTTTGTACATATCAATtctcagtagaaaccacatttgtttaagcaagccATAAGTTTTTTTAaacggcagtaaatgaggctgaatgaactgttttgctgccagacaaggctccgctgatagccaggtgtagcagtggtaaggattcactccatggtgctgaaaagaaagctctgctgttagAACAGCTTTATGTCTGACACTTGTTTTTGTTTACAGCCAGACAGTAACTTAGGCCAGGtcttcccaaactttttcactcaggcccccTTTCCAGCACTGGGGAACATCCCGCCTATACATTTTGCCttgtctaatgtgtattcttgtgatatttgagtgactcaagCATTACAACTGTTGGGTTtgacattttgaacattgagatattaaataaatgatagagaaagaagcatagaatcAAAGGAGAAAGTAAAGGGTTCTCTGTAGAAGGACAGAtagctgtggaatgtgttgggATGTGTTGGGGGACGGGAGCAGAGCACTGTGTGAAATATAGGGAAGACAGATGGATATCTGTGGATCAGGAGGTGAGGGGTGAGGTCAGTTCCCCTTAAGGGAGTAATCAGGGTTAGTATCTGGTTAACTTCTTTCTCTTGGGCATAAactaaggattggagagaaggagtgtCTTAAGTAGGATGTATATAACCAAATGGAGAGAAATGTTTTGCTGTctgattacagctgtacagaacctttgggaagaattaaacttggttaaagcttctctagtgtccgtgggttatttactctgaaaaataagaccCTAACACAACAAATCTATGGGCTACAAAACCTAGCTAAAAAGCGTtaactgacatgggctagttgatcaaCTGGACATTTCTtccaagttataaatagctctctaaggtatgcaatgactgactTGAGAGAAAAACTGATGATCcactacccaatttcgaaattgcaccttgtgcttctactattacaactttcaagagtaagttgaaagccaGACTGATccttcaaaaataaataaaacaaagtatatattttttggagggggggggcGGACCACTGACTTTATGCTACTGGTAATCATGTTTAATGTCTTAATTTAGGGGTACACTGTATTTTTATTGTGGACAGGCAACGTCTTTCACAAATagaccccacacacacattcctctctTACCCTCCCTGGCGATCTCATAACCATCTGGGTTCATGGAAGGCATGATGTGTATCCGGGTCGTGTTGACCAGCTGGGTGACCTCAGGGTCGCTGCCATAGTTATGGCACAGGTACTCAATGAGGTTGAGGAGCAGCTCGCGTCCCACCACCTCGTTCCCATGCATGTTAGCTATATACTTGAACTCTGGTTCACCTAAAGGGGAGAAAATAGTGggaaaataaatttaaaaaaacgtgttaGTGCTATTAAAAGAGAAGTAGGGCAGAGTCGGCTGGGAGAGAATGAGGGACGGAAGTCTCCTGAACAAATTCACACTCAATTAAACTAAAGCACACCATTCATTTGAAAACCCTCCTTATCCTTGCACTGTAATTTCTAGGCTCCCCACTATTGAAAAAATACAATGCTGTAATGGGCCTGCAGATAAGAGTGAGTACCCCCACATTCAAAAGGATATGAAGCTACTAGATCATTGAGCTGAAGCAATAATATCAGGATCTTTTACAGGAAGCAATCAGCAGAACTGCTATTTTTTTAGACTATGAATTTCTGTGTATGAACACAATCCAGTTACTATAAGAAGTTAGATCAATATAAACCACACAGCCATAGATTGAAGGCATTGCTTTAGAGTTAATAGTCTCTTCTGGAGCTCCAGTGTCACCAAAACACACCCATACCTGGCTCATGGACGGTGGGGTTGTCTGATATCACCATGACGTAGAGCTCACGGTCCTCTGCTGACTTCCCAATGGAGTagagatgagcgatggaacggaagCTGTTGCTGTACCTGTTGTGTTGAAAGAACAAGGCTTTTCACATTTGATTAAAGCCGTCACATCCTAACATTACTTGCTAGCATAACATTTGAAATGCTTAATTGCAAAGGCAAGCCTATTAAGCAAACATAACAGTACCTGCGCAGGAACAGCTCCATGTCATTGTAATGGTGGTGGCGGAAGTCCTGTGGCTGGATGGGCTGGTGCTCAGGCTGGGCTGGGGGCTGAACCTCCTGGGGAGTGGAGCTCTCGTTGGCCCCAGAGGTCCCCATCTCAGAGGTGGTGCTTGATGTCTCGATGGTGGTGGAGTCAGGGTCAGAGGTTGTGGTAGGGTCAGAGGTTGTGGTAGGGACAGAGGTTGTGGTAGGGACAGAGGTTGTGGTAGGGACAGTGGCAGTGGTAAAGGGTACAGTTATGCCACCTGTGGGTTCATTTCCCAGGGGTGCCAGGGTGAAGTTGAGCTCCGTGGCCTTGCCCTCCACCACTTGAACCCCAACTACTGTCATGGGCATGTACCTATGAAGAGAGAAATATTGAATATGTTTCTTTTGTTGCAGTTAAAATAAAACATATTAGAAATGCAAGAAACTAAGTAAAAACCCTGTGCACAGCAGTGTATCTAAATCCAGGTGATATCTTTTAAATGTATTTCACCAGGAAGTTTCAGGAATAATGGGAAAGTACCAGAATGGGGAAACATCTTAGAGGAAATGAAGCTCTAAGATGTACATTTACTTCATGTAAGAAAACACCATACACAAATCAGTTCCAAGGAAAATAGGAACTAAAAATCAGGAGTAGAGTATGCTTCTTTTGTTAAAGACTTTCTTTTCTGTACCCTGTGCCTGCAAGTTACTGTAGCAGCAGGAGAGGAGTTCATTTCTCCAGCAGTACTCACCCTGTGGCTATAGCTGAGACATTGTATGTCCCAGGAAGCAGCAGGCGGTAGAAGTCACCAAACTTGGCCGTGGTCAGGTTATGGTTGATGCCTGCCACCACAATGCTGACATCAGGCAGAGCTGTCCCATTGGTAGCCTCGTTCACATAGCCTCGAACTCCAATGTGAACCTGGGAGATCAACAGGATAACGTcagaagagatgaagagatgaacaAATGAAGCTCAAATAACTGAAGTGCTGCCTATAAGTAAGTAACTACTGCAAATGGATGTCAAGATGGAACAATCTcttcaattcaaataaataaataaataaataaatagagtaCAGTAGTAAGAACCAGAGAGTAGTTAGGAATACTACAGCTAGTCATATGTGCAATTAAATTGTGTGTGTGATAGTTTAAAAGTTTGAGTGTGACACTGTGTCTTGTGAAAGCCAACCTGCTCCAGGTAGGCAATGAGTGACTCCCTGTTATACTCCCACTCTTTCTTTAACTCGGAGGCCGGTGGAAATTTACAGCAGCTCAGTTCCATGGTGATCTCCAGGCAGTTTCCATTCAGGTAGTTATAGTCCTGCATGCCTCCTGAACAGGGATGACAAATTGTACCTTATGTCAAAATgttttgagtttgagtttatttttgtatttttttcctgCAAACATTTCAAGATCTCTCTGCTTGAAAACCACTCACGAGGACATCAGTATTAATTTTGGAAGCACAACCTAAAGAAAGTGGACAAGCATACAAAATAAACTGTCAAAAGAAAGTGTGTTGACTTCTGTTGAGGTCATGAAAGCAACAGCATGAACACAGGCCTAATGCTTTGCATCAGGATGTCCTTAAATCTACACCAAACCCAGGATGTAGGCTAAAGGTGTTGATCAATGCAAAGTGCCTCTGGCAGAGCAGAGTAGGCTGTGGCCAGCACCAGCCTTTCCTCCAGTCCAGGGCTGCCTGGTGGAGGACTGTGTTTGCTGTGGCCTGGTGCCACCTGCCACTCAGGCAGCGTTCCCAGCTTGTTTTCAGCACAAAGCCAGacagcagggaggcaggcagtaGGCCTCTGGAAGGTTGCCATGACTGggtttgaccagcagcattttaatatacCAGACATTTGAGAAAGttaccggacccatatgcattgagTGCCTAACCTGACTAGGGCGTCCATCCATGGTGCTCAGAAAGACAGAAATCAACAAGTGTAATTCATGTTAAAAGAACATGCAAGACGAGGATACAACGATGTGTGGTCCTTATTGAAATATGATgtgcactttgaagatgttagaataactgtccacatgtACTTTTCCTCTGCCAACAAGACAAGTAACGAACAGCTAAACACTAGCCTGTCAATATACCATAGTCCCCATAGAAGAAACGTTTACCCAGGCCTATTCTGTTGGTCAGCTTGTCGATAAAAAAAATATTgcctattccaaacagactctgggacgatagatcccaaattcatacaaccagtaggcatAAACAACATTAAAAAGTTAAaaagcaacagatcagaacgtttagcttaaaatgttgataaactattatttcttcagATTATAAACGCAGCAATGTGCACAAGACAGTAGGCTAAGTGTAAATATTTGTTCCATAACGCAATTATCAGGAAAATTGTCAAAAGCACACCGCAAATGCGAGcagtttcatgtgacagagattAAAATATTATTTAGAAATGTAGAAAGAGTGGAGATCGAATATGccacaactagcatgggttactaatatgactaggattgtgctttATCCTCTTgggactatagggggtgctgttccgcattagcatatttgggtctccaaattaaactgcctcgtgctaaattcttgatcgtacaatatgcatattcttgttattattggatagaaaacactttctagtttctatagaagttggaattttgtctctgagtggtacagaacaatatctacagcacttttcatgacaggggtcagatttcagaaatttttacccctgatctggagtctgtttttaaggcgacagtgaatgctatgaagaaaccgacactgcctacgtcttcctctgggtgtctgtacgtcatcacgttttgaatggagtctattgcacaatcccagcccatataaaaccacaaaacgtgggaagacctctctctcttctccgcgcgccacaagcaagatggacatcggacctgcctcattccaaatcgttgtttaactagttatatttctccggtcatgttttcagtcgttatagttgttaaaaacatcataatgtagttaatttgaaccgttttatagcaatttatatccgtttagtgcgattttgaggaatttctttgtagtgcactttttagctttggaaacgtttcggggtgtcggtcgttggtggtggacatttcgaaggacagaggacatctatcgaccaaaagacgtttataacatagaaaggatacattgcccaagaatctgatggaagaacagctcaaagtaagcaatatttaatatgataaatcgttgttctgtcgaaatattttaaacgcatatttcgccattttgtttggtatagcttcacttggcgaaccctgtattgaaaagtaaggataattttaaaaatgtaaatcagcggttgcattaagaactaatttgtctttcgattcctgtcaaccctgtattttttattcaagtatatgattagctttcgattaaactagatcactctgaaagctgacgttcctcattttgaggcttgagttgtgactatttccattgtataaccacggttttgtatggctaaatatgcaccttttcgaacaaactgtatatgtatgttgtaaaatgatgttacaggagtgtcatcggaagaattctgagaaggttagtgaaaaaatgaatatattttggcggtgattacgttatagcgctctttggctggaatcgatgctctggtaacgtttgcacatgtggtatgctaacttatcgatttattgtgttttcgctgaaaaacgcttagaaaatctgaaatatggtctgaaatcacaagaactgggtctttccattgctatgctttgtctatttttatgaaatgttttatgatgagtaaattggtcatacacgttgctctatctagtaattctagtcgatttgtgatggtcggtgcaattgtaaactgtgatttctacctgaaatatgcacttttttctaacaaaaactatcctataccatgaatatgttatcagactgtcatctgaagaggttttttcttagttagtggctatcaatatcttagttgagccgaattggtgatagcacctgaaggagtaagaaactgatggagttagaatagtggtgtattttgctaacgtgtttagctaatagatttacatattttgtcttccctgtaaaacattttaaaaatctgaaatggtggctttattcacaagatctgtatctttcatctggtgtcttggacttgtgatttaatgatatttagatgctactatctacttatgaagctatgctagctatgctaatcagtgtgtggggggatggggggtgctcccggatccgggtttctgaggcagtagaagTTAactactggacaatgaaagaaagttgatataaAATAATTTCCTCCAACGATATGGTCagattttggctaggctactttgaagcaaggtaagacatgacTCATAACATGTAGTAACACTATCAGGTTTCAAACATTTAAGTAtgatttcaaaatgcatactgctcattgcaaagtggtgtgtgacgcgcTGTTTGAGACGCTGCAGTAGCAGCTCGCGCTGTCTGACAGATTTTACGCTCAAAGGCTTTGTATCTCTCTATGCTTTACACGTGTGATAAATAAGATGCATAACAAATATACTGtacgccaatttaattccactaaattatgcaaagTAACCTATAGAGTATAGCCCGATAAGCAtgaccaatcaaatgtatttccaaCAAATGGTATTTCAATCAACGAAAAGtctaaaaagcattatttcgcAATGAGATTTTTTCTTCTCCCGGACAATTGGCCTGCATCAATTTTATTTATCGGCTTTTCTATTTTTGTAAATTTTAGTAAAATCGTCCAAAAGCCGGTTATTACCAGCTAACGGAAATCCTGAACCCAATATAAGTAGGATACTCAACCCTCTTCCTCACTCACACAAACAAGGCCAAGTCACTCTGTCATCCTTAAACAAACACAATCCAGGGTACAAAAGCACGCACCCACACACTAATTCACAGGAGACAAACAGCACAAGCAACAACGCCAGCTCTTTCATCTGAATGTGTGAGGTCTACCAGCCTCAGGTTAGCGTGATGTGGGCAAGATACAACACAGCAGATTCAGCATTTACATAAtcaaacgacacacacacacacacacagcagagacaaCTAACGTGGCTGCTTGTGATTTAGCCAACTACAGGATGTGGCCCTAATACAGGAATCTTCAGAAGGTATTTGAcacagagagggaaaggaggggaacaggaggaggagaaacagaggggagaggaagtgAGTGTCCATCCAGCCATCATTAGTTAGTGACTGTAATAATTTACATGGGCCCAGTTAATAAAAAAGTAATATCCAGTATGGCGGCTGTTTAATCCACACACATCAgggttgaatgtgtgtgtgttaggctaCTTCTCACAGAGAGGAAAGGTATCAGAAAGCACAGAGTAAGCCCTTACTAACACAATACTGAGTCAGCCCAGGACAAGCTAGAATACAAGCCAGAGTGGTACATGCAGCTGTTGAACATCCTCTCAAATGGCTGCATCACTGTAACTGCCTGGCATGCAGATTAATTCTGGGTACTGTGGTTTTGGTTGACTGGTAAAGACTGTTGTAAAatgggtctgtgcatatttggaaacaacagctggtgcacgaaatctaacgaagtctctagattttgctcgcctgaagtagagtatattgtgataaattgcaggtcacactacttgcctagagagttttcagacatacttttcgtggctgtttatttaccaccacagacagatgctggcactaagaccgcactcagtcagctgtataaggaaataagcaaacaggaaaccactcacccagaggcg harbors:
- the LOC139548862 gene encoding carboxypeptidase D-like, whose translation is MATYLLEHRHTAPKLCVSLFVYLLFVVGPITALSVGEARLVRSNTVAKVEVEDYTKYYNYVEMTRLLKFMAMKYPYISNLSSIGQSVQGRELWVMRITKDPKADVPGKPKCKYVGNMHGDETISRQVLVYLVNYLLTRYGEDPRITELVTSTDIYIMPSMNPDGFERSREGDCSGDAGGRSNAKNMDLNRSFPDQFDKINVQKDDVPEVTAVIKWILEKKFVLSGNLHGGTVVASYPFDDSASHKMQGYYSSSVDDNLFKHLALTYAKNHPVMRTGEPKCPDTPDETFEDGIVNGAKWYDVSGGMQDYNYLNGNCLEITMELSCCKFPPASELKKEWEYNRESLIAYLEQVHIGVRGYVNEATNGTALPDVSIVVAGINHNLTTAKFGDFYRLLLPGTYNVSAIATGYMPMTVVGVQVVEGKATELNFTLAPLGNEPTGGITVPFTTATVPTTTSVPTTTSVPTTTSDPTTTSDPDSTTIETSSTTSEMGTSGANESSTPQEVQPPAQPEHQPIQPQDFRHHHYNDMELFLRRYSNSFRSIAHLYSIGKSAEDRELYVMVISDNPTVHEPGEPEFKYIANMHGNEVVGRELLLNLIEYLCHNYGSDPEVTQLVNTTRIHIMPSMNPDGYEIAREGDVRGYTGRNNSNNFDLNRNFPDQFTTITEPRQPETIAVMNWLKSNPFVLSANLHGGSLVVNYPYDDDKQGRTEYSKCPDDKVFKQVARSYSQENALMHKGHPCEDLYPSAFFEDGITNGANWYNVPGGMQDWNYLNTNCFEVTIELGCVKYPKAQHLPLYWDQNRRALLQYIHQVHRGVKGMVIDIKDGTGIPNATIMVDEIDHPITTNLAGDYWRLLVPGTYHLTASAQGYNSVKIYATVPEEGVELVDFRLTRVRSEPNGQAPKDPGATQDPAEEAFQSFIKDLSLGQGLEQLVQSTVTESSFRYRRYKELSEFLRGLTLNFPKITSLHSLGQSVEYRTIWALEISNKPDERETATPKIRLVGGIHGNAPVGTELLLEFAAFLCINYDKNPTITRLINETRIVILPSINPDGRELAREKQCTSTVGMTNTHGKDLDTDFFGNASQRVVEAQPETRAVMDLILERGFTLSVALDGGSLLATYPYDKPVQPVENEETLKYLANVYASNHPKMHLGDTGCPSNGQMGNIPDGVLRAAERQSHMGSMKDFSVDFGHCPEITVYTGCCLFPPAEQLATLWAENRKALLSMLVEVHKGVRGMVKDKSGKPIVGAMIVLNGGVRVFTAEGGYFHALLAPGIHNIEAVADGYQQQRQEVVVSSYEAASSIIIEFDMDNRIFGLPREFVVATAAASMTALVVTACIIWCVCSAKSNQQKDGFHRLRQHRDDYEDEIRLTSMGSKKSLLSNEFQDESESDEDTLYANANKL